The following are from one region of the Erwinia billingiae Eb661 genome:
- the yajC gene encoding preprotein translocase subunit YajC yields the protein MSLFISDAVAAAGAPSQGSPYSLVIMLVVFGLIFYFMILRPQQKRGKEHKKLMDSISKGDEVLTTGGLVGRVTKVADTGYVAIALNETTEVVVKRDFVAAVLPKGTMKAL from the coding sequence ATGAGCTTGTTCATTTCTGACGCAGTGGCAGCAGCTGGCGCGCCGTCTCAGGGAAGTCCTTATTCACTGGTTATTATGCTGGTGGTTTTTGGTCTGATTTTCTACTTCATGATCCTGCGCCCGCAGCAAAAACGCGGTAAAGAGCACAAGAAGCTGATGGACTCCATCTCTAAAGGTGATGAAGTGCTGACCACCGGTGGCCTGGTTGGCCGCGTCACCAAAGTGGCTGACACCGGTTATGTTGCTATCGCGCTGAACGAAACTACTGAAGTGGTAGTTAAACGTGACTTCGTGGCTGCCGTTCTGCCGAAAGGTACGATGAAGGCGCTTTAA
- the secD gene encoding protein translocase subunit SecD: MLNRYPLWKYIMLIVVLLGGLLYALPNLYGEDPAVQITGARGSAASEQTLVQIQDALKQDNIQSKSIALENGAILARFANGDVQLRARDAITKVLGEDFVVALNLAPATPTWLTLLAAEPMKLGLDLRGGVHFLMEVDMDTALGKLQEQNIDNLRSDLRDKNIPYTNVRKTDNYGLEIRFRDAASRDAAVSYLSDRHRDLVISGTSGNTLRAVMTDDRLREAREYAVQQNINILRNRVNQLGVAEPLVQRQGSDRIVVELPGIQDTARAKEILGATATLEFRLVNTTVDPTAAANGRVPGDSEVKNTRDGQPVTLYKRVILTGDHITDSTSSQDEYNQAQVNISLDSAGGNIMSNFTKDNIGKPMATLFVEYKDSGKKDANGRAILAKQEEVINVANIQSRLGNSFRITGISNPNEARQLSLLLRAGALIAPIQIVEERTIGPTMGAQNITQGLEACLWGLIASIVFMVVYYRKFGVIATSALVANLVLIVGIMSLLPGATLTMPGIAGIVLTLAVAVDANVLINERIKEEIKNGRSIQQAIHEGYKGAFSSIVDANVTTLITAIILYAVGTGSIKGFAITTAIGVVTSMFTAIVGTRALVNLLYGGKRITKLSI, translated from the coding sequence GTGTTAAACCGTTATCCTTTGTGGAAGTACATCATGCTGATCGTCGTGTTACTCGGCGGCCTGCTGTACGCACTTCCCAACCTGTATGGTGAGGATCCGGCCGTTCAGATCACTGGTGCGCGCGGAAGCGCCGCCAGTGAGCAGACGCTGGTTCAGATCCAAGATGCCTTGAAGCAAGATAATATCCAGAGCAAATCCATTGCACTGGAAAATGGCGCAATTCTGGCGCGTTTCGCAAACGGTGACGTGCAGCTGCGTGCCCGTGATGCCATTACCAAAGTGTTGGGTGAAGACTTCGTTGTCGCGCTTAACCTTGCTCCCGCAACGCCAACCTGGCTGACCTTGCTGGCCGCAGAGCCGATGAAACTCGGTCTCGATCTGCGCGGCGGCGTACACTTCCTGATGGAAGTCGATATGGATACCGCTCTGGGTAAACTCCAGGAGCAGAACATCGATAACCTCAGAAGCGATCTGCGTGACAAAAACATTCCTTATACCAACGTTCGCAAAACCGACAATTACGGTCTGGAAATTCGTTTCCGTGATGCCGCGTCGCGTGATGCTGCCGTCAGCTATCTGTCGGACCGCCATCGTGACCTGGTGATCAGCGGAACCAGCGGTAATACCCTGCGAGCGGTGATGACTGACGATCGTCTGCGTGAAGCCCGTGAATATGCGGTTCAGCAGAACATCAATATCCTGCGTAACCGTGTTAACCAGCTTGGCGTAGCCGAACCGCTGGTTCAGCGTCAGGGTTCCGATCGTATTGTGGTTGAGCTGCCTGGTATCCAGGACACGGCCCGTGCGAAAGAAATTCTGGGCGCGACCGCCACGCTGGAATTCCGTCTGGTGAACACCACTGTTGATCCAACCGCTGCGGCTAACGGCCGTGTACCGGGTGATTCAGAAGTGAAAAACACCCGTGACGGTCAGCCAGTGACCCTGTACAAGCGCGTGATCCTGACCGGTGACCACATTACTGACTCCACGTCGAGCCAGGATGAGTACAACCAGGCACAGGTGAACATCTCGCTGGACAGCGCAGGCGGTAACATCATGTCCAACTTCACCAAGGATAATATCGGTAAGCCGATGGCAACGCTGTTTGTGGAATACAAAGACAGCGGTAAGAAAGATGCCAACGGCCGTGCGATCCTGGCGAAGCAGGAAGAGGTGATCAACGTTGCGAACATCCAGTCCCGGCTGGGTAACAGCTTCCGTATTACCGGCATCAGCAACCCGAACGAAGCCCGCCAGCTGTCACTGCTGCTGCGTGCCGGTGCGTTGATTGCGCCAATCCAGATTGTTGAAGAACGTACCATTGGTCCAACCATGGGTGCGCAGAACATCACTCAGGGTCTGGAAGCCTGTCTGTGGGGCCTGATCGCCTCTATCGTGTTTATGGTGGTTTACTACCGTAAGTTCGGTGTGATTGCCACCTCGGCGCTGGTGGCTAACCTGGTGCTGATTGTCGGCATCATGTCGCTGCTGCCGGGTGCAACGCTGACCATGCCGGGTATTGCCGGTATCGTATTGACGCTGGCGGTTGCGGTGGATGCGAACGTACTGATTAACGAGCGTATCAAGGAAGAGATCAAGAATGGACGTTCCATTCAGCAAGCTATCCATGAAGGCTATAAAGGCGCGTTCTCCAGTATTGTCGATGCCAACGTCACCACGCTGATCACTGCAATTATTCTGTATGCGGTGGGCACCGGGTCAATCAAAGGCTTTGCAATTACGACCGCGATTGGCGTCGTGACCTCGATGTTTACCGCCATTGTCGGTACCCGTGCCCTCGTCAACCTGTTGTACGGCGGCAAACGCATCACCAAGCTGTCTATCTGA
- the secF gene encoding protein translocase subunit SecF, with protein MAQDYTVEQLNYGRKVHDFMRWDKVAFTISALLLIASFAIMGLKGFNWGLDFTGGTVIEITLEKPADIDSLRGALEKSGFVDPQVQNFGSSRDVLVRMSPNEGNAGQELGNKVVSIINQASEQNATVKRIEFVGPSVGSDLAQAGGMALLVALIAILIYVGFRFEWRLALGAVLALAHDVIITMGILSLFHIEIDLTIVASLMSVIGYSLNDSIVVSDRIRENFRKIRRGTPYDIVNVSLTQTLSRTIMTSATTLMVVLMLFIFGGALLEGFSLTMLIGVSIGTVSSIYVASALALKLGMKREHMLQTKVEKEGADQPSIMP; from the coding sequence GTGGCACAGGACTATACCGTTGAACAACTGAACTACGGGCGTAAAGTTCATGACTTTATGCGCTGGGATAAAGTGGCCTTTACCATTTCAGCTCTGCTGCTGATCGCGTCCTTTGCGATCATGGGACTGAAAGGGTTTAACTGGGGCCTGGATTTTACCGGCGGAACCGTTATTGAAATCACCCTGGAGAAACCAGCGGATATTGACAGCCTGCGCGGTGCGCTGGAGAAGTCAGGATTCGTCGATCCTCAGGTACAGAACTTCGGCAGCAGCCGTGACGTGCTGGTGCGTATGTCCCCTAACGAGGGCAATGCGGGCCAGGAGCTGGGTAACAAGGTGGTGAGCATCATCAACCAGGCCAGCGAGCAGAACGCCACGGTTAAGCGTATCGAATTTGTTGGGCCAAGCGTGGGTAGCGATTTGGCGCAGGCTGGCGGCATGGCGCTGCTGGTGGCGCTGATTGCCATCCTGATCTACGTCGGTTTCCGCTTTGAGTGGCGACTGGCGTTAGGTGCGGTGCTGGCACTGGCGCATGACGTGATCATCACCATGGGTATCCTCTCTCTGTTCCATATTGAGATTGATTTAACCATCGTGGCGTCACTGATGTCGGTTATCGGTTACTCGCTGAACGACAGTATCGTGGTATCGGACCGTATTCGTGAGAACTTCCGCAAGATCCGTCGCGGCACGCCTTACGATATCGTTAACGTCTCGCTGACGCAGACGTTAAGCCGTACCATCATGACCTCGGCGACCACGCTGATGGTGGTGCTGATGCTGTTTATCTTCGGCGGCGCGCTGCTGGAAGGCTTCTCGCTGACGATGCTGATCGGGGTTTCTATCGGGACCGTTTCCTCTATCTACGTGGCTTCAGCGCTGGCGCTGAAACTCGGCATGAAGCGTGAGCACATGCTGCAGACCAAAGTAGAAAAAGAGGGTGCCGATCAACCTTCGATTATGCCGTAA
- a CDS encoding SadB/YajI family lipoprotein, which produces MAKDLKKKPLLLVAALMLAGCAAPKQQPELNKLHNQVGKLNIEMQQLTQQAASLEQQNMLNSTLNQGAWLLPATKTAVALKSQAGEVRLSLSQIEGDANGTRAILHIRSAADNTIPAFTAQVEWGEMDPTTGKPLQVDSQSQSLTVKDSLLARSEVTVPLRLSNITPEQLGYIRVHDIVLQDPPKPATAP; this is translated from the coding sequence ATGGCGAAAGACTTAAAGAAAAAACCTCTGCTGCTGGTCGCAGCATTGATGCTGGCGGGTTGTGCAGCACCCAAGCAGCAGCCAGAGCTGAACAAACTGCATAATCAGGTCGGTAAACTCAATATTGAAATGCAGCAGCTCACTCAACAGGCTGCCAGCCTTGAACAGCAAAACATGCTGAACAGTACCTTAAACCAGGGTGCCTGGTTGCTGCCCGCCACTAAAACGGCAGTGGCATTGAAGAGCCAGGCTGGCGAAGTCCGCCTTTCCCTCAGCCAGATTGAAGGTGATGCTAACGGCACCCGTGCCATTCTGCATATCCGCTCGGCAGCGGATAACACCATACCGGCCTTTACCGCGCAGGTTGAATGGGGCGAAATGGACCCCACTACCGGTAAACCGCTGCAGGTAGACAGCCAGAGTCAGTCACTGACGGTGAAAGACTCGCTGCTGGCGCGCAGTGAAGTTACCGTGCCCTTACGCCTGAGCAATATCACCCCTGAGCAGTTGGGCTATATCAGGGTTCACGATATCGTGTTGCAAGACCCGCCAAAACCGGCCACCGCGCCATAA
- the lysM gene encoding peptidoglycan-binding protein LysM, whose protein sequence is MGLFNFVKEAGEKLWDSVTGGDDQNKKLQEHITKLNLPGSDKIDVKVADGKASISGDAISQELKEKVLIAVGNVAGITAVEDNVNVEQPATEARFYTVKKGDTLSAISKEVYGDANKYNKIFEANKPMLSDVNKIYPGQTLRIPE, encoded by the coding sequence ATGGGATTGTTTAACTTCGTAAAAGAAGCAGGTGAGAAATTGTGGGACTCCGTCACCGGAGGCGATGACCAGAACAAAAAGCTGCAGGAGCACATCACCAAGCTCAACCTGCCCGGCAGCGACAAGATTGACGTGAAGGTTGCCGACGGCAAAGCCAGCATCAGTGGCGATGCCATTTCACAGGAGTTGAAAGAGAAAGTGCTGATTGCTGTCGGTAACGTCGCCGGCATCACCGCAGTGGAAGACAACGTAAACGTGGAGCAACCCGCCACGGAAGCCCGTTTCTACACGGTGAAAAAAGGCGACACGCTGAGCGCCATTTCGAAAGAAGTCTATGGCGATGCTAATAAATACAATAAGATATTTGAAGCTAACAAGCCGATGCTGTCTGATGTGAATAAAATTTATCCCGGGCAGACATTGCGCATTCCAGAATAA
- the nrdR gene encoding transcriptional regulator NrdR, with amino-acid sequence MHCPFCSAVDTKVIDSRLVGEGTSVRRRRQCLVCHERFTTFEVAELVMPRVVKSNDVREPFNEDKLASGLMKALEKRPVSSDDVENAISHIKSQLRSTGEREVPSKMIGNLVMDELKKLDKVAYIRFASVYRSFEDIREFGEEIARLQD; translated from the coding sequence ATGCATTGCCCGTTCTGTTCTGCTGTGGATACCAAAGTGATCGACTCCCGTTTGGTTGGGGAAGGCACTTCGGTGCGCCGTCGTCGCCAGTGTCTGGTGTGCCATGAACGTTTTACCACCTTTGAGGTGGCCGAACTGGTGATGCCTCGGGTCGTTAAAAGCAATGATGTCCGCGAACCCTTCAATGAAGACAAGCTGGCCAGCGGCCTGATGAAAGCGCTGGAGAAGCGTCCGGTCAGCTCTGACGATGTGGAAAATGCCATCAGTCATATCAAAAGCCAGCTGCGCTCCACCGGCGAGCGTGAAGTGCCGAGCAAAATGATCGGCAATCTGGTGATGGATGAGCTGAAAAAACTGGATAAGGTGGCCTATATCCGCTTTGCCTCCGTCTACCGCAGCTTCGAAGATATTCGCGAGTTTGGCGAAGAGATTGCCCGTTTACAGGATTAA
- the ribD gene encoding bifunctional diaminohydroxyphosphoribosylaminopyrimidine deaminase/5-amino-6-(5-phosphoribosylamino)uracil reductase RibD, with product MSDEIWMARALELARRGRFTTTPNPNVGCVIVRDGVMVGEGYHFRAGEPHAEVHALRMAGDKAQGATAYVTLEPCSHHGRTPPCCDALIAAGVSRVIAAMQDPNPEVAGRGLYRLQQAGIEVSHGLMMQEAEALNRGFLKRMRTGFPWVQLKLGASLDGRTAMANGESQWITSAEARRDVQRLRAQSSAILSTSATVLADNPSLTVRWQDLAADTQAAYAEADLRQPVRVVIDSQNQVTPEHRLISQSGETWLARQQADNLNWPENVEQFLVPRHNDHTDLVSLMMLLGRRQINTVWVEAGAKLAGALLTAGVVDELIVYMAPKLLGDNARGLCHLPGIAHLADAPAFTFSDSRQVGPDIRLTLTPDS from the coding sequence ATGAGCGATGAAATCTGGATGGCGCGCGCCCTTGAGCTCGCCCGCCGTGGCCGGTTTACCACCACGCCCAATCCGAATGTCGGCTGCGTGATTGTCCGCGATGGCGTGATGGTCGGCGAAGGCTACCATTTTCGCGCCGGTGAACCGCATGCTGAAGTCCACGCGCTGCGGATGGCTGGCGATAAGGCGCAAGGGGCAACGGCCTATGTCACCCTTGAACCCTGTAGCCACCACGGCCGGACGCCACCTTGCTGTGATGCGCTGATTGCCGCGGGCGTCAGCCGGGTTATTGCAGCGATGCAGGATCCCAATCCGGAAGTGGCCGGTCGCGGGCTATATCGCCTGCAGCAGGCGGGCATTGAGGTCAGCCATGGGCTGATGATGCAGGAAGCAGAAGCACTTAATCGCGGCTTCCTGAAGCGGATGCGAACCGGTTTCCCATGGGTGCAGTTGAAGCTCGGCGCCTCTCTCGATGGCCGCACGGCGATGGCCAATGGCGAAAGCCAGTGGATCACCTCAGCAGAAGCCCGCCGCGACGTTCAACGCCTGCGCGCCCAGAGTTCGGCTATCCTCAGCACCAGCGCCACCGTATTGGCCGATAATCCGTCGTTAACCGTGCGCTGGCAGGATTTAGCCGCGGATACCCAGGCCGCGTATGCCGAAGCGGATCTGCGCCAGCCGGTACGGGTGGTGATTGACAGTCAAAATCAGGTGACGCCTGAGCACCGTTTGATTTCCCAGTCCGGTGAGACCTGGCTGGCACGCCAGCAGGCAGATAACCTGAACTGGCCGGAGAACGTGGAGCAGTTCCTCGTTCCGCGCCATAATGACCATACCGATTTAGTGTCGCTGATGATGCTGCTGGGTCGCCGACAGATCAATACGGTCTGGGTGGAAGCCGGCGCAAAACTGGCCGGCGCACTGCTTACCGCGGGCGTCGTGGACGAGTTGATTGTCTATATGGCACCGAAATTACTGGGAGATAATGCACGCGGTCTGTGCCATTTACCGGGCATAGCACATCTTGCTGACGCTCCCGCCTTCACCTTCAGCGATAGTCGCCAGGTTGGGCCCGACATTCGCCTGACGCTGACGCCTGACTCTTAG
- the ribH gene encoding 6,7-dimethyl-8-ribityllumazine synthase, whose translation MNVIEAAVATPDARVAIVIARFNNFINDSLLSGALDALKRIGQVKDENITVVWVPGAYEMPMTARALAKAGKYDAVVALGTVIRGGTAHFEYVAGEASSGLASVAMNSDIPVAFGVLTTENIEQAIERAGTKAGNKGAEAALTALEMINVLKAIKA comes from the coding sequence ATGAACGTTATTGAAGCTGCTGTTGCTACTCCTGACGCGCGCGTTGCCATCGTCATTGCGCGTTTCAACAACTTTATCAACGACAGCCTGCTGAGCGGTGCCCTTGATGCGTTAAAGCGCATCGGCCAGGTGAAAGATGAAAATATCACCGTGGTGTGGGTGCCAGGCGCCTATGAAATGCCAATGACCGCACGTGCGCTGGCTAAAGCCGGTAAGTACGACGCTGTTGTCGCCCTCGGAACCGTTATTCGTGGCGGGACTGCCCACTTCGAATATGTCGCTGGTGAAGCCAGTTCTGGCCTGGCCAGCGTCGCGATGAACAGCGATATTCCGGTCGCATTTGGTGTCCTGACGACTGAAAACATCGAACAGGCCATTGAACGTGCCGGAACCAAAGCGGGTAATAAAGGCGCAGAAGCTGCCCTGACCGCACTAGAAATGATTAACGTATTGAAAGCCATCAAAGCCTGA
- the nusB gene encoding transcription antitermination factor NusB translates to MKPAARRRARECAVQALYSWQLSKNDISDVEYQFLAEQDVKDVDISYFRELLVGVATNSAYLDGLMKPYLSRQLEELGQVEKAILRISLFELSKRADVPYKVAINEGIELAKVFGAEDSHKFVNGVLDKAAPYIRPNKK, encoded by the coding sequence GTGAAACCTGCTGCTCGTCGCCGCGCCCGTGAATGTGCTGTCCAGGCGCTTTACTCCTGGCAGTTGTCTAAAAACGACATCTCTGATGTCGAATATCAGTTTCTGGCGGAGCAAGACGTCAAAGACGTTGATATCAGCTACTTCCGCGAGTTGCTGGTAGGCGTTGCAACCAACAGCGCATACCTGGATGGCCTGATGAAGCCGTACCTGTCGCGTCAGCTCGAAGAGCTGGGCCAGGTAGAAAAAGCCATCCTGCGTATCTCGCTGTTTGAGCTGAGCAAGCGTGCCGATGTTCCCTACAAGGTGGCCATCAATGAGGGCATTGAGCTGGCGAAAGTGTTCGGCGCCGAAGACAGCCATAAGTTTGTCAATGGCGTGCTGGATAAAGCCGCTCCCTACATCCGCCCCAACAAGAAGTAA
- the thiL gene encoding thiamine-phosphate kinase, producing the protein MACGEFELIARYFDRVTSSRRDVEKGIGDDCALLTLSEKQTLAISTDTLVEGVHFLRDIHPADLGYKALAVNLSDLAAMGADPAWLTLALTLPSVNEAWLKDFSDSLFELLDYYDMQLIGGDTTRGPLSLTLGIHGLVPQGRALKRSGARPGDWIYVTGTLGDSAAGLALLQHLVKINDPVAHEMLIKRHLRPMPRILQGQALRDLASSAIDLSDGLISDLGHILKASDCGARLNLEALPLSEVMKLHFEPEQAIRWALSGGEDYELCFTVPEINRGALDVALGHYGVPFTCVGQIAPQSEGLVLLQDGKPVEKDLKGFDHFGRE; encoded by the coding sequence ATGGCATGTGGCGAATTCGAACTTATCGCGCGTTATTTCGATCGTGTGACAAGCTCCCGTCGCGATGTGGAAAAGGGCATCGGCGACGACTGCGCATTACTGACGCTGTCTGAAAAACAGACCCTCGCTATCAGCACCGATACGCTGGTAGAAGGCGTTCACTTCCTGCGTGATATCCATCCTGCCGATCTGGGCTACAAAGCGCTGGCGGTTAACCTCAGCGATCTGGCTGCAATGGGCGCCGATCCGGCCTGGCTGACGCTGGCCTTAACCCTGCCATCCGTCAACGAAGCCTGGCTGAAGGACTTCAGCGACAGCCTGTTTGAGCTGCTCGACTACTACGATATGCAGCTGATTGGCGGTGACACCACGCGTGGGCCGCTGAGCCTGACGCTGGGCATTCATGGCCTGGTGCCGCAGGGCAGGGCGCTGAAACGTTCAGGTGCCCGTCCCGGCGACTGGATCTACGTCACCGGCACGCTGGGCGACAGTGCCGCAGGCTTAGCGCTGCTGCAACACCTCGTGAAGATTAACGATCCGGTGGCGCATGAAATGCTGATCAAACGCCATCTGCGTCCGATGCCGCGTATTTTGCAAGGACAGGCGCTGCGCGACCTGGCCAGTTCGGCGATCGATCTGTCCGATGGGCTGATTTCCGATCTGGGTCATATCCTGAAAGCCAGCGACTGCGGCGCCAGACTGAATCTGGAAGCCTTGCCGCTTTCTGAAGTGATGAAACTGCACTTCGAGCCAGAGCAGGCGATCCGCTGGGCGTTAAGCGGTGGCGAAGATTACGAACTGTGCTTCACCGTGCCGGAGATTAACCGTGGCGCGTTAGACGTGGCGCTGGGGCATTATGGCGTGCCGTTTACCTGTGTGGGTCAGATCGCCCCACAATCCGAAGGCTTGGTGCTGTTACAGGACGGCAAGCCCGTCGAAAAAGACCTGAAAGGATTTGACCATTTTGGCCGCGAATAA
- the pgpA gene encoding phosphatidylglycerophosphatase A: MTILAANKDVAKSRLKMSNPWHLLATGFGSGLSPYVPGTMGSLASIPFWYLMTFLPQDIYSLVVMFGICIGVYLCHRTAKDMGVHDHGSIVWDEFIGMWITLMAIPVNSWQWVLAGFVIFRILDMWKPWPIRWFDRNVHGGMGIMVDDIIAGILSAGILYYAGLHFTF; encoded by the coding sequence TTGACCATTTTGGCCGCGAATAAGGATGTGGCGAAAAGCCGCCTGAAAATGAGCAACCCCTGGCATCTGCTGGCCACCGGTTTTGGCAGCGGACTCAGCCCCTATGTCCCGGGCACCATGGGCTCGCTGGCTTCGATCCCGTTCTGGTATCTGATGACCTTTTTGCCGCAGGATATTTACTCGCTGGTGGTGATGTTCGGTATCTGTATCGGGGTCTATCTTTGCCACCGTACGGCGAAAGATATGGGCGTTCACGATCACGGCAGCATTGTCTGGGATGAGTTTATCGGCATGTGGATCACGCTGATGGCGATCCCGGTCAACAGCTGGCAGTGGGTGCTGGCGGGGTTTGTGATCTTCCGTATTCTGGATATGTGGAAGCCGTGGCCAATCCGGTGGTTCGATCGCAACGTGCACGGTGGCATGGGGATTATGGTCGACGATATCATCGCCGGCATTCTCTCCGCGGGCATTCTCTATTATGCCGGGCTGCATTTTACGTTCTGA